AGGGAGTTACCTGGCCCTGTCGAACATGCGCTCGCGCAGCACGCTGGGCCGGCGGGTCCGCCAGTACCTGCACGCGCTGAGCTGGACGCAGTGGTTCATGCTTGGTGGCGGGCTGGTCACCGTGACCGCGATGGTGTTCGTGCTGGGGCTGGTGCTGTACTACCTCGCGGTGGTCGTGGTCGGGCTCGGGCTCGCGGCCGGGTTCTACTTCGTGATCGACAAGTGGGTCGCCAAGCAGCGGGGGCCGATCATCGACGGCGTGCGTCGGATGTTGCGCGACATGCGGCTTCGCGGGCTGGACGAAAAGGCCCTGCGGCGGTTTGTCTGCGCCTACAGCGGCCGGCGGTGGGAGCCGCTCTACGAAGCGCTCTTCGGCTACGAGGCGAAACGCGAGGCCCGCATGCACTGGGGCTTCGACGCCGAGGGCAACCCACGCCCCCGGCACGCCGGCTGGCGCGACGGGCTGATCGATTGGCTTGAGCAACACCAGGAAGAACGCGAGGAAGACCGGCGGCGTCACCAGCTCCAGCGGGCCGAGATGCAGCGGCTTCGGGCCGAGGGCGTGAGTGATATGGAGGCGATGGCAAAGTCGCGTCAGATGTCGCGCGACTGGTTCGACGATGTCGCTAGATACCGCGCAACCCGCGAGTGCAGCGCACTCGCGCAGGTCTACCTGAACCAGCCCGTGACGGTCGAGGAGGCCCCGGCCTCGCAAACCGATGAGCCGATCCCGGACTCGTGGAAGCTCCGCCGAACCCCGCTTTCGACGACGCTGGCATACTGGTTCTTCGCGGGGCGGGCGCGGGCGCTGGCGGGGGCGACACTGCTCGTGGTGTGGGCGCTGTGGGCGACAAAGCGCGAGAAGCTGCCGTCACTGCCCGAGGACGGCGGGTACCTGCAGCACATCCGCAGCTACCTCATGGCCGACCGTCAGCCGCTTCGCTATCAGCCGATCCCGGACGCGGTGTTCGACGTGCTGTGCAGCCAGCCCGCGCTCCTGGCCGGGCTGATCCTCGTATGGTCGGGGCTGTACCAGGGCATCCGGATGACGGTGTTCCTGCTGCCGATCGTGGTGATCCTGCTGCGTGCGCCGTTCCTGGGCGACACGATGTGGGGGCCGATGACCCACCAGGAGTGGGCGATCATTGGTGCCCTCGCGCTGACGCCACCCGCGATTTTCTTCGGGAAGTCGGAGTACTAAGCGGCCCCGCGGTGCCGGCCGGATTCACTGCCGCGTCTACGCATCCAAACGGATCTTGACGACGGCCTTGGTCACGGGCTGCGGTGTGCCCGCCATCGGGCACAAGCCCGGGGCGTGGAGATCGCCGGGGAGGAAGAGCGCGAACGTGCCGGGCGTCAGCGCCAAGTAGCTCGGCGCTGGCGAATGCCCGACCTCAGGCGCTTGGTAAAAACATACGTCGCGCTCGGGGTCATAAGGCGTCTTCACAGGCGGGCCGGCGGACGCAGGCAGCCAACCGAAGCGTTCTTCGCCGACGACCATCAATTGCAAGTCCGCAAACTGCCGGTGCGTCTCCCACACAACCGGCCGATCCTGCGACGGCGTGTAGCGATCAATGATGAGGTCCGCGCGATCGGGCAAGAGCGTCTCACGTCCGGTGGGGCGGCTGGCGAGATCAAGCAGTGACAGCGCGTGAAGCACATCGCCCATCGCGGGCAGCACGCCGCGGTAGCAGGCCGCCTGGGCAAAGAGGTCATAGATCATAGGCAGAGTGTATCGGCAAGCCCATCACGATTTGCGTAAGGGCCGGCGGGCTGGTGCGTCTCTGATACGTATGTAAACCCGATACGCTACAAGTGCGCGAGATTTTGGAACAACTGACCCCGCTCGCGGGTATTATTCGAGAGAGCCCGCGAACCGGGCTGGCGTCTGACCGGGCACTGTGCCCAATCCCACCCCCCCCCAGGAGACTCGTGATGAATCTTATGAAATGGACGGCATCCGCGGCTGTGATCGCCGCGCTTGCCACACTGGCCCCGCTGCCCTCCGCCCAGGCGGATGACCCCGAGGCGGGCGATGACGCGCTGGAGTTCAGCGTTGAAGAGACGATCGCCAACGTCCCTGAAGGCACCGAGTTTTCGCTCGAAGCCTTCGAGGGCAAGGTCGTGATGGTCGAATTCTTCGCCACGTGGTGAGGCCCTTGCCGGGCTTCCATACCCCACCTCAACGAGTTCGTTGAGACATTTGAAGGCGAAGACTTCGTGGTCATGATGATTTCCAAAGAAGAGGCCGGGCTCCTTAGCGACTACGCCGAGAACAACGACCTTGACATGTGGCTCGTGCGCGACGCCGACGGCGACATGTTCACCGACTACGGTGTCCGCGGCATCCCCAACTCCCTGCTCATCGGCAAGGACGGCAAGATCGCCTACCGCGGCCACCCCATGCGGATCACCGAAGAAATGATCCAGGAACAACTCGACACAGAGTAAGTCCCAACTGTTGATGGGCCCGTCATCTCTTGCGGTCGCGTACCGCTGGACGATGATGGGCTTGCCAAACGACGATCGCCGCCACCGCTCACCCGGTGGCGGTTTTTTGCTTGCACAGGCATTTCAACCGCCAAGATAGCAATCGGTAATACGCACCCCAGTTGATTCACGCGCGTATCTTACGGGGTGCCACACAACTGCCCGTAGGGCTGCTGTGTGCGACTACCCGATGCCATTTTTCGTCCCGGCACACAGCAGGCCTACGGACAGGCCAGTTTGTGTGGCACCCCAGAGCGCGTGTTCTTTCTGGGATGCGAATAAACGCTGCACGTATCAACTGCGTTGCCATGAGATGCGGAGACTACAAACAAAAACCCCGGCAATTCGCCGGGGTTTTGGGGAAAGTCTGGAGTGGACCGCCGGAATGCTGTCGCGATCAGCGGCGTCGGCGGAGCAGCGCGAGGCCGCCTAGGCCGAGCAGCGCCAGCGAGCCGGGCTCGGGGATCTGCGAGAAGGTCTGATCGACGAAAGAGAGCGTGGTCGCGACGGCATCATCGTCGGCGAACAGGGTGATGTTCTTCTGCACGCTGAGGGTCGCGGTGGGGGTGTCGAAGAAGACCCAGTCCGCGAGGACCGACGAGTCTTCGGTGGCGAAGATCGACAGGTCGTCGTTTGTGTTGGCGGTGAGGAAGGTCTCGGTGATGCCACCGAAGGAGCTTCCGCCGCTGCCACCGAGCACATCAAGGTTGCCGGCGAGGTGGGCGTCGGAGATCAGGAAGTTGGGGTCCAGCACGGTCACGTCGAAGGTGATCAATGCGTCCGAGGCACCGCCGCCGGGCAGGTCGAAGAAGGCGGCCTGGAATCGGATGCCGAAGTTGCCTGCGGCATCGGTGTGCTCGATGACGTTGATGCGGTCGGCATCCGGCATGTCGCCGGTGGACGCGTAATCAAAGTTGCTGAAGAGTTTATCGCCCACCTGCACGGTGCCATCATTGGCGATGAGGTCGGCGAGGTTGCTGATGTGAGCAGCGGACGCAGCCCCAGCCAGTCCGGCCATTACAATAGCGGTCGTCGCGATTTTGAGGTGATTCATGGTCTTTTTCTGTCCTCTCCACATCATTCCGGCTGGAATCAACGTGATTCTGTGCTTTCGAAACGATGCTGGGTGCCGTGGTCGTTCCTTGACCTAGATAAACTTTACCAGAATGAAGGATGCCGTCAAGACACTGCCCGTTGAAAATCACAACATTCTCACATGGTAAAATGGGTAGTTTTGCCATGCCGCAGGCAGCCCAGACACCCGGAACCCGCCCGGCTGAGATGTGGAAAACGATGCTGACCCTGCGAAGACATCGAGCCCGTTTGAGGCAGGCATATCCCCCTCAGCTCCGCAAGCACCGGCTACAATCCCACCCATGAACCCCGAGACGGCGATCGATGTGCTGGTGATCGGCGGCGGCCACGCGGGGGCGGAGGCCGCGTGGTCGGCGTCCAGCGTGCTGATGCCCCGATTCCTGGCGTCTGGGGGCCTATCGGGCCGGGTCGGGCTCATCACCATGGACCCCGCCAAGACCGGGGCGATGTCCTGCAACCCCGCGATCGGCGGACTGGCCAAAGGGCAGATCGTCCGCGAGATCGACGCCCTGGGTGGGCTTATGGGGCTCGCCAGCGACGCGACGGGCATCCAGTTCCGCGTCCTCAACGCCAGCCGGGGTGCCGCCGTCCACGGCCCGCGCTGCCAATCCGACAAATACGCCTACGCCCGAGAGGTCCAGCGCCTGCTCGGCACCCGGCCCAACATCGAAACCCTGCCCGGCCTGGTCGAGGACTTCCTCGTCGAAGACGGTCGATGCGTCGGCGTGCTCTACAAACCCAACCCGATCGACGGCCCGGCGATCCCCAGCGACGGGTGCTGTGGCGAGTTCGGGGCGATCGACCACGCGGACAAGGCCATCCCACTCCGGGCCGAGTCGGTGGTGCTGACGACGGGGACATTCATGCGGGCGATCATGCACAAGGGCGCGGACCAGACGCCCGGCGGGCGCGTCGGCGAAGGCACGGCCGACGGCATCAGCGGGGCGCTCAAGCGGCGCGGCTTCGAGCTTGGCCGGCTCAAGACCGGCACGCCGCCGCGGCTCAAACGCGGGTCGCTCGCGGTCGAGGGGCTGGAGCAACAGCCGGGGGATGCGTCACCCGTGCCGTTCAGCGAGATGGTGCGGAGTGGTCCCACACTTGGGAAGTGTGGGCTTCGGGTAGACGGCGCTTACGAAAAAGTGGCTGGCACGTTCCCGCCGATGCCGCAGATCGGTTGCTGGATCACGCACACCAACGCGGCGGCGCATGACCTGATCCGTGACAACCTCGACCTTGCCCCGATGTACAACGGCCAGATCGAGACGGCCGGGCCGCGCTACTGCCCGAGCATCGAGGACAAGGTCGTCCGCTTCGCCGACAAGACCAGCCACCACGTGTTCCTCGAGCCCGAGTCGCTCGAGACCGACGAGGTCTACTGCAACGGCATCAGCACCTCGCTGCCCGCCGAGGTGCAGGACAAGGTGATCCGTTCACTGCCCGGCTGCGCGGATGCGGTGGTGTTGAAGTATGGGTATGCCGTCGAGTACGACATGGTCCGCCCGCACCAGATTGACGCGACGTGCGAGACGAAAGTATTGCCCGGGCTGTACACCGCCGGCCAGATCAACGGCACCTCGGGCTACGAAGAGGCCGCAGGCCAGGGGCTCATCGCCGGTCTCAACGCCGCGCGGCAGGTGCTCGGCGAAGGGCCGATTCGGCTCCGCCGCGACGAGGCGTACCTCGGCGTGATGATGGACGACCTCGTGACGAAAGTGCCCGTCGAGCCCTACCGCATGTTCAGCTCGCGGGCCGAGCACCGGCTGCTGCTTCGCTCGGACAACGCCGACCAGCGGCTCACCGAGAAGGGCCGATCGCTTGGGCTGGTCGATGACGCACGCTGGGCCGTCTACGAGTACAAGCAACAGCAGCGCGAACAAATCCTCGAAGCCATGCGCACCGCCAAGCACGACGGCGGCCGACTGATCGAATACGCCCGCCGACCCGAAGTCGATCCCACACAGCTGGCCTGTTTGCTTCAGGAAACAGGCGGCGTTCCCATCACCCCCGACGACCCCAACACCCACCGCCTGCTCGCGTCGATCCTCGCCGACCTGCATTACGCCGGCTACGTCGAACGCCAGCGGCGCGACATCGACCGCATCGCCGAGCAGGAGTCCGCGACGCTCCCGACATCGCTCGACTACGCCGCCGTCACCGGGCTGCGTAACGAGGCACGGCTCACGCTCAGCAAGTTCCGCCCGACCACCCTGGGACAGGCCGGCCGACTCGAAGGCGTCAACCCGGCGGACGTGATGATCCTGAGCGTCCACCTGTCGCGCGTTGTTGATAACGCCTCTGCGGTTTGATCCCACCGCCCCCAGCGTGTCTACTGTCCCGATGCCTGAAACCCCTCCGCCCGCGCGTTGCCTCGTCGTCATCTTCGGTGCCTCCGGCGACCTGACCAAACGCAAGCTCCTGCCCGCGCTCTACCACCTCTGGGAATCGGGTGAAGCGCCCAAGGACCTCGCCGTCGTCGGCGTCAGCCGGACCAAGTACACCGATTCCGCCTACCGCGAAGAGCTCTACGACTTCGTCCCCGACGCGTACGACAAAGACAAGTGGGCCGAGTTCTCCAAGCGGGTCCACTACCACGCCGCCGACGCGACCAAGCAGGGCGACTGGGACAGCATCAAGGACCGCATGTCCGCCCTGGCCAAGGAGCACGACACGGGCGACAACGTCCTGTTCTACCTCTCGGTCTCGCCCCAGTTTTTCGAGCCCATCATCAAGAACATCGGCAGCGCCGAGATCGTCACCGAAGGCCGCAAGTACTGCTCCATCGAGCCCAACAAGTGCTGGCAGCGCATCGTTGTCGAGAAGCCCTTCGGCTCGGACCCGTCCTCGGCCGCGCACCTCAACCGTGTGCTGGCGGGTGTGTTCGACGAAGACTCGATCTACCGCATCGACCACTACCTCGGTAAAGAGCTCGTACAGAACATGCTCGTGTTGCGGTTTGCCAACACGATCTTCGAGCCGTTGTGGAACCGCGACTACATCGACCACGTGCAGATCACCGCGAGCGAGACCGTCGCCGTCGAAGGGCGGGGCAGCTACTACGACAGCCCGGCCGGCGGCGCGATGCGCGACATGGTGCAGAGCCACCTCTTGCAGGTGCTCTCGGTGGTCGCGATGGAGCCGCCGGTGAGCATGGACGCGGCCGACATCCGCACGGAGAAGATCAAGGTTTTCAAGGCCCTGCGCGTGCCCAAGGCCGACAACGTCCCCGACATCGCGGTGCGTGGCCAATACTCGGCGGGCACGGTCGATGGCAAATCCGTCAAGGCGTATCGCGAGAACGACGGCGTCGCCGACGACAGCCAGGCCGACACCTACGCCGCGATGCGGTTCCAGGTCGACACCTGGCGGTGGGGCGGCGTGCCGTTCTTCCTACGCTCGGGCAAGGCGATGGCGGAAAAAAAGACCGAAGTCGTGATCTACTTCAAGCCCACGCCGCACTGCCTGTTCCTCGACAAGACCCAGGACATGAAGGCCAATCAGATCGTCATCAACATCCAGCCCGACGAAGGCATCCGAATCCGCTTCGAGGGCAAGGTGCCCGGCTCGGGGCTCAAGATGAAAGAAGTCGTCATGGACTTCGACTATGTCGAGCAGTGGAAGACAGACCCGCCCGACGGCTACGCGACACTGCTCAACGAGGCGATGAAGGGCGACCAGACCCTCTTCAAGCACCGCGACGAGATCGAGAGCGCGTGGGACGCCGTGCAGCCGGTGCTCGATTACTGGAAGGCCCATCCGCAGAGCGACCTGCCCAACTACGCGGCCGGGACATGGGGCCCGCCGGCGTCGGATTTGATGATGCAGCGCGAGGGGCGGTACTGGCGTAACGGGTAGGGCAGTGGAACAATTCTGCGTTTGGCCGCGTAGACTTGGTAAGACCTTCACGGAGTTCCCCATGCGACAACGCCCCCAACGGATGTCCGCCGCCCTGCGACGCCGGCTCGCGCTCGCGGGGTTTGTGATGGGCGGCGTGCTTGCGGTGCTCGTCAACCAGGACGCGACGGGCCAGGCCGAGCAGGAGCCGCCGGTGGTCAACGCACAACACGATGGGCCCATTGAGCTGGGCCGGGTCGATTGGATCCGCAACTACGAAGAAGGCGTCGCGCAGGCCGAGGAGACCGGCAAGCCGATGCTATTGCTGTTCCAAGAGGTGCCCGGGTGACAGGGCTGCCGGGTCTTCGGTTCGGAGACCTTGTCGCACCCCCTGATCGTTGAGGCGGCCGAGGATTTGTTCGTCCCTGTCGCGATCCACAACAACAAGGACGGCCACGACGGCGAGGTCCGCGAGCGCTTCGACGAGCCCGCGTGGAACTACCCCGTCGCGCTACGTCGATGCGGCGGGCAGTGACTTCATCGAGCGGCGCGACCGTGTGTACACCGTGCACGCCACGGCTGCACGCATGATCGAGGCGCTCGACGCGGCGGGGCAGGACGTTCCCGATTACCTCGACCTGCTCGCGCTGGAACAGTCCGACCAACTCTCCCGCGCGACGTTCGCGATGTTCTGATTCTGGGAAGGCCAGGCCCAGTTGGGCCGGATCGAAGGCGTTGTCACCGCCCGCGCCGCTTGGAAGGGCCGCGTCGAAGTCGTCGAACTCACCTTCGACCCGGACATCGTCGGCTACGACGACCTGGTCCGTGCCGCCGACACGATGGACTGTGCCACGGCCGTGTATACCCACGACGACGAACAGCTCGCTAGCGCCCCGCGCGCGTGTGGGCGAACGCGCGCAACCCATCGGCGAAGCCAGCGCGGATATCGCAAACACCGACGCCCACCAGTTCCGCCACCTCCGCGCAACACCGATGATCCACCTGCCGCTGACCGAGGCGCAGGCGAACAAGGTCAACGCCGCACTACAACAAAACCAAAACCCCTCGATGTGGCTGAGCCCGCTTCAACGGGCGTTGCTCACGAAGATCGAGTCCGCGCTCACCGCCAATGCCGACGCCCTGGACGGATTGATCTTCCCAAGCGACCCGGCAGCGCTCCGCGGCTACGCCGACCGACTCGACGCAAAGCTCGCCGAGTTCGTCGCGCCGGGACAGTAACGCGTCGCCGGGTTATCCTCTGCCCATGCTCAAACTCACCGGCACCGTCCACGTCGCCCCCGACACGCACCAGCTCTTCGACGACCTGGGGTCGGCTCTCGTCGGCGCGGCGCAGAGAGCCATCCAGGAACGCGGCGTCTTCCACCTCGCGCTCTCCGGCGGCGGTACGCCCGAGCCGTTCTACATGTCGCTCGTCACCGACCCGCGCTACCGCCTGTTTCCCTGGCAGCAGACCCACCTCTGGATCGTCGACGAGCGCCGCGTGCCCGAGGACGATGAGAAGTCGAACATCAAGATGATCCGCGAGTCGCTGGTGTACCAGGTGCCGATCCCCGAGCTGTCGGTCCACCCGATGCCCGTCCTGGCCGACGACCCAGCCCTCGACTACGAGGCCGCGCTGAGCGCGGCGTTCGGCGGGATGGTCCACCCACAAGTCCCCCGGCTGGACTTTATCCTCCTGGGCATGGGCGGCGACGCGCACACCGCCAGCTTGTTCCCCCAGTCGCCCGCGCTCGGGGTGGCCGACCGCTGGATCGCGTGCAACGACGGCGAGCGCGTTGTCCCGCCGCCGCGCGTGACAATGACCTACCCCCTGATCAACGCGGCACGCGAGGTGGCGGTCCTGCTGGTCGGTGCCGGTAAGCACGCGACGCTGAAACAGATCGAGGCCCAGCTCGCCGACGGCGGGCCCGACATCGCCGAACTCCCCATCACCGGGATCGACCCCGCGCCCCAAGGCGGCGAGCTGACGTGGTTCCTCGACCACGCTGCGGCGAATGGGTAGCACGTTTAGCCCGAGCCCCAACGGGGCCGGCGTTCGGACACGTCGGTCTTGCCCAACCGAACGACGCGCCGCCCGTTGGGCGACGGCTAAACAGCGTCCGACGATCAGTCCAACGACTTCAGCCCCGGCAGCCCGTCCAAACTCTGCGCGTTCTTCGCACGCTGATACGTCGCGATCCCGTCGGCCCCCTTCTTCGCGGCCCAGTCCGTCAGCGTATCGCGTTGGCCCTTGTACTCATAGAAAGGCACGCCGAAGCCGCAGGTGTCCGACACACGCTGGGCCGTGACCTTAATGATCGACCGCACACCCGGCATGTCGGGGAAGTGCGCCGCCAGTTCCGCATACCCCGCGTCGCCCGGCTCAACGGCCTCGCCCTTGCCCTGGATCCGCAGGATGTTGGGCGGGCCCTCGAACGCATTGAACATGAGCACGATCCGCCCGTTCTCCCGCAGGTGCGCAACGGTCTCGATCCCCGAGCCGGTCAGGTCGAGGTACCCAACGGTCGTGTCGTCGATCACCGCGAACGTCCCGTCGAGCCCCTTGGGCGATACGTTCACCAGCCCGTCCCCGGCCAGCGGCGCGGTCGCGACAAAGAACATCCGCTGCTTCGAAATAAAAGCGCGGTCCCGATCGGTAATCGTGCTGCGGTCTGCCATGCCCCGATTGTAGACCTCCCCCGGCCTGATTGCTTCAGTAACCCGGAGGAAACAAACGCAACCCACCCAAACGAAAACAACATCCGCGGAACTCAACCCTCTCTCGCGCGTCCAACCCCTCACTGATGCACCTATCTTGTG
The sequence above is a segment of the Phycisphaeraceae bacterium D3-23 genome. Coding sequences within it:
- a CDS encoding pyridoxamine 5'-phosphate oxidase family protein, which codes for MADRSTITDRDRAFISKQRMFFVATAPLAGDGLVNVSPKGLDGTFAVIDDTTVGYLDLTGSGIETVAHLRENGRIVLMFNAFEGPPNILRIQGKGEAVEPGDAGYAELAAHFPDMPGVRSIIKVTAQRVSDTCGFGVPFYEYKGQRDTLTDWAAKKGADGIATYQRAKNAQSLDGLPGLKSLD
- the pgl gene encoding 6-phosphogluconolactonase; translated protein: MLKLTGTVHVAPDTHQLFDDLGSALVGAAQRAIQERGVFHLALSGGGTPEPFYMSLVTDPRYRLFPWQQTHLWIVDERRVPEDDEKSNIKMIRESLVYQVPIPELSVHPMPVLADDPALDYEAALSAAFGGMVHPQVPRLDFILLGMGGDAHTASLFPQSPALGVADRWIACNDGERVVPPPRVTMTYPLINAAREVAVLLVGAGKHATLKQIEAQLADGGPDIAELPITGIDPAPQGGELTWFLDHAAANG
- a CDS encoding PEP-CTERM sorting domain-containing protein, whose protein sequence is MNHLKIATTAIVMAGLAGAASAAHISNLADLIANDGTVQVGDKLFSNFDYASTGDMPDADRINVIEHTDAAGNFGIRFQAAFFDLPGGGASDALITFDVTVLDPNFLISDAHLAGNLDVLGGSGGSSFGGITETFLTANTNDDLSIFATEDSSVLADWVFFDTPTATLSVQKNITLFADDDAVATTLSFVDQTFSQIPEPGSLALLGLGGLALLRRRR
- the zwf gene encoding glucose-6-phosphate dehydrogenase, giving the protein MPETPPPARCLVVIFGASGDLTKRKLLPALYHLWESGEAPKDLAVVGVSRTKYTDSAYREELYDFVPDAYDKDKWAEFSKRVHYHAADATKQGDWDSIKDRMSALAKEHDTGDNVLFYLSVSPQFFEPIIKNIGSAEIVTEGRKYCSIEPNKCWQRIVVEKPFGSDPSSAAHLNRVLAGVFDEDSIYRIDHYLGKELVQNMLVLRFANTIFEPLWNRDYIDHVQITASETVAVEGRGSYYDSPAGGAMRDMVQSHLLQVLSVVAMEPPVSMDAADIRTEKIKVFKALRVPKADNVPDIAVRGQYSAGTVDGKSVKAYRENDGVADDSQADTYAAMRFQVDTWRWGGVPFFLRSGKAMAEKKTEVVIYFKPTPHCLFLDKTQDMKANQIVINIQPDEGIRIRFEGKVPGSGLKMKEVVMDFDYVEQWKTDPPDGYATLLNEAMKGDQTLFKHRDEIESAWDAVQPVLDYWKAHPQSDLPNYAAGTWGPPASDLMMQREGRYWRNG
- a CDS encoding YhcH/YjgK/YiaL family protein, whose product is MIYDLFAQAACYRGVLPAMGDVLHALSLLDLASRPTGRETLLPDRADLIIDRYTPSQDRPVVWETHRQFADLQLMVVGEERFGWLPASAGPPVKTPYDPERDVCFYQAPEVGHSPAPSYLALTPGTFALFLPGDLHAPGLCPMAGTPQPVTKAVVKIRLDA
- the mnmG gene encoding tRNA uridine-5-carboxymethylaminomethyl(34) synthesis enzyme MnmG encodes the protein MNPETAIDVLVIGGGHAGAEAAWSASSVLMPRFLASGGLSGRVGLITMDPAKTGAMSCNPAIGGLAKGQIVREIDALGGLMGLASDATGIQFRVLNASRGAAVHGPRCQSDKYAYAREVQRLLGTRPNIETLPGLVEDFLVEDGRCVGVLYKPNPIDGPAIPSDGCCGEFGAIDHADKAIPLRAESVVLTTGTFMRAIMHKGADQTPGGRVGEGTADGISGALKRRGFELGRLKTGTPPRLKRGSLAVEGLEQQPGDASPVPFSEMVRSGPTLGKCGLRVDGAYEKVAGTFPPMPQIGCWITHTNAAAHDLIRDNLDLAPMYNGQIETAGPRYCPSIEDKVVRFADKTSHHVFLEPESLETDEVYCNGISTSLPAEVQDKVIRSLPGCADAVVLKYGYAVEYDMVRPHQIDATCETKVLPGLYTAGQINGTSGYEEAAGQGLIAGLNAARQVLGEGPIRLRRDEAYLGVMMDDLVTKVPVEPYRMFSSRAEHRLLLRSDNADQRLTEKGRSLGLVDDARWAVYEYKQQQREQILEAMRTAKHDGGRLIEYARRPEVDPTQLACLLQETGGVPITPDDPNTHRLLASILADLHYAGYVERQRRDIDRIAEQESATLPTSLDYAAVTGLRNEARLTLSKFRPTTLGQAGRLEGVNPADVMILSVHLSRVVDNASAV